The following coding sequences are from one Pseudomonas oryzae window:
- a CDS encoding TIGR02647 family protein gives MRLNPELIAELELLTLFNPDNTQEGLKIHHDAAPQMIAAGERLHAKGLISEADGGYLTSLGLDAVEQLRTVLTILRPA, from the coding sequence ATGCGCCTGAATCCCGAGCTGATCGCCGAACTGGAACTGCTCACCCTGTTCAACCCGGACAACACCCAGGAGGGCCTCAAGATCCACCACGACGCCGCCCCGCAGATGATCGCCGCCGGCGAGCGCCTGCACGCCAAGGGCCTGATCAGCGAGGCCGACGGCGGCTACCTGACCAGCCTGGGCCTCGACGCCGTCGAGCAGCTGCGCACCGTGCTGACCATCCTGCGGCCGGCCTGA